The following are encoded in a window of Dama dama isolate Ldn47 chromosome 17, ASM3311817v1, whole genome shotgun sequence genomic DNA:
- the TRAM1L1 gene encoding translocating chain-associated membrane protein 1-like 1, with protein sequence MTFRKKGSKNPPLLSLEFILQNHADFVACVGMFFVLGLMFEGTAEVSIVFITLQHGVTFPAAEAEAERATAPKFLYHYGAKDLATVFFYTLVAIIIHATIQEYVLDRINRRMQFPKQRQGKFYESGQFSVFFLVSCIWGTFILVSENCLSDLTALWKAHTHNMMTFQMKFFYISQLAYWFHAFPELLFQRSRPQELSQQAVYVGLHLFHIAGAYLLYLNHLGLLLLMMHYFVEFLSHSCDLFYFSDEKFQKEFSLWAIVFILGRLVTLIVSLITAGFQLAGGQNGSSDDPAEDVNVLAAKIAVLSSSCSIQAYVTWNLFNVQLQRWMEEDAPLQAPSVKKKRIKGRFCRKGMENGVATSN encoded by the coding sequence ATGACGTTTCGTAAGAAGGGCTCCAAGAACCCCCCACTCCTGAGCCTGGAATTCATCCTGCAGAATCATGCGGACTTTGTCGCCTGTGTGGGGATGTTCTTCGTGCTGGGGCTCATGTTCGAGGGGACAGCAGAAGTGTCGATCGTTTTTATTACTCTCCAGCACGGGGTTACCTTCCCTGCAGCCGAAGCAGAAGCAGAACGAGCCACAGCACCCAAGTTCCTTTATCACTATGGTGCCAAAGACTTGGCCACCGTGTTCTTCTACACGCTGGTGGCGATCATCATTCACGCCACCATTCAGGAGTATGTGTTGGATAGAATTAACAGGCGAATGCAGTTCCCCAAACAGAGGCAAGGCAAATTTTATGAATCTGGTCAGTTTAGCGTATTCTTCCTTGTCTCCTGTATCTGGGGCACATTCATTCTAGTCTCTGAAAATTGCCTGTCAGACCTGACTGCCTTATGGAAGGCTCATACCCATAACATGATGACATTTCAGATGAAGTTTTTCTACATCTCCCAGTTGGCTTACTGGTTTCACGCCTTCCCCGAACTATTATTCCAGAGAAGCAGACCTCAAGAACTCTCCCAGCAAGCTGTATATGTTGGTCTTCACCTCTTTCACATTGCGGGAGCTTATCTCTTGTACTTGAATCACCTGGGACTTCTTCTTTTGATGATGCATTATTTTGTGGAATTCCTTTCCCACTCTTGCGACCTGTTTTATTTTAGCGACGAAAAGTTCCAGAAGGAGTTTTCTCTGTGGGCCATCGTGTTTATTTTGGGTCGACTTGTGACTTTAATTGTTTCTTTGATAACTGCTGGTTTTCAGCTGGCCGGAGGGCAGAATGGGAGTTCGGATGACCCTGCCGAAGATGTGAACGTGTTGGCAGCTAAAATTGCCGTTCTGTCATCCAGTTGCTCTATCCAAGCATACGTAACATGGAATTTATTTAATGTCCAGCTTCAGAGGTGGATGGAAGAAGATGCTCCTCTTCAGGCCCCAAGTGTGAAGAAGAAACGTATTAAGGGCAGATTTTGTAGAAAAGGAATGGAAAACGGTGTGGCAACTTCTAATTGA